AACCACCACAACGCCACACGCCAGAAATATCCCTAtaacatgacatttatttataaatcctGATTTGCATGGCCTCCCAGACGTGGAAAATTCTGGAATGGAATTCTTACTTCATTTTTACACATAAcacaattataaataaattcatataCTTTTTTGACCTCTTGAGCTTCAGGTATGATCTAAATCTACATTAAaatagattacatttaaaacagatGAAATCAGACTAcatttatgtttagtttagttttctttttcattcaaGTGACTACTTGAAAGTTTGATTTGACACATGATAAGCTTTATTCTTATTAATAGAGCTGGTGATTTTAAAAATGGATCTCAGAAAAAATGGAGCATCCAAATGAAAAAACTGAGTTGAGTGCAGTAGTGTTTCTTGAATGGTGTTCAGATGATGTTACAGTATAtgatcagatgcagagaagttaattcatgcattcatgacatcaagactagattactgtaatgcactgttaggtggttgccctgcaggcttattacaaaaactccaattggtccaaaacgcggcagctcgagttcttacacgtacaaaaaagtatgaacatattagcccggttctgtcaaccttgcactggttacctataaagcatcgcgttaactttaaaatcttgcttattacctataaagccttacatggtttagctcctcagtacttgaatgaactccttttgtattacagtccttcacgtgcattacgctctcaggcgtcctgtcagttggtaatacctagaatttcaaaatcaagtgcaggtggtagatccttttcctatctagcgcctaaactttggaatagtcttccctgcactgtccgggaggcagacacactctgtcagtttaaatctagactaaagacgcatctttttaatcttgcatacactactcttccataatataaatcttcagagggtttaggctgcattagttagatcaaccggaaccaaaaacacaactgatgtacttgttgcatcaaagagtacagaacagtactctactctcagccagtcttgtctcattgttccaaggttaccacagcgagcaggatgcagttcatggcctgacctgatggtagagcggagaatgggaagtggggacctgacaagagctgagatgatagagctggataaagaaggacgcggtctcttgacatgtcttcaccacaaaatttcaaatgctattagattattaatgataatcttaaactataatttattttattattaagtttatttattttatttagccttgttgtgcaagctctctggagcttgtgcagaggcagcagcttttgccagaggggaactggaatcccctggttgggcctgggttctcctgaggttttttttctcgattagagttttgggttcctcgccaccgtttgcatactgtttttgcactatctgcctgaccgggggggctgctttagaattttaaagttttacttaattaatattgcatataggaatttattatctgttatatttgacctgtgcttctctctcctttatcctaaatgtgtgctctcactgagcgtgtgtgtgtgtgcgtacttgtctgtgtacgtacgtgtgtgtgtgtgtgtgtgtgtgtgtgtgtgtgtctgtgtgtgtgtgttgtgtgtgtggagtgttttgtgtgtgggtgtgtctgtcttctgtgttttcaaccttttcttgtttttgcaggtacaactttgattgttttgcttgtagtcaatgtgtctcatgtacagctgctttgtaacaatgaaaattgtaaaagcgctatataaataaagttgagttgagtgagtAGATGTGTGAACCCCGCTGGCGTTTCCTCATGTACGGTTACAGCACAGCTTGAACCTGTCTCATCCTCACCGTGTtttatattaaacaataaaatatgctcTTAAAAATCCACAGTGTTTCGTGTTCGGAAGAGTTTGTGTGAAGAGttcggttccaaaatgagataacttacaaaaagattaaaaaaagatttatgagataaattacaaaatattttttttaaatgtttttaccgtgttttattgtgttagttagatgtgttttgttttgttttgtggcttaaatcaaaacaaaccaatttCAGTTTGATTGgtgttaattggaatgcacaataaaaaaacatgatttatgagttaccaaactcttcatatatatatatatcaaacaTATTAAAGAAggttttaaaggaaaatatacacgctattttttatatatatgaaTGGTTCCTTCAAACATTTATCATAGTTATTCTTATTTTCCCATGAAAGTTTTTGCTctttaaatatgaacatttcgTTTTTACCGACTGGACTTGTTGACCCACATGTGTGACCTGCTCTGATAAATCATCTGATGATGTAAAGTCTCATGTACTGTTCATCTGAAGAGCTGCAGGTTTCTTTTCACCAGAGACTTTAAAGTGCAGATTATTTTGATGATAACTTGAATTAGACAGCAGTGCTTTCCCATCACACGTGTGTCATTATATTGTTTAAATCAGACAGATCCAGGCCACATGTTGTCCTGCTCATGGGAAATTCAATCATCTGCATCTGGTCTGTAGGGATCAAAGTGACCTGAGATGCAGGTAAAGGGTCTTGACTTCAGCTATGTGACTACACATCATATATCTGTTCACAAAATGCACGATGAATGAGAATGACATTTTGATGTAGACgttaaaacaacagaaatgagaattctgttctcatttattcatcctcatgacATGTCAAACCTTTCTTTCGtctacagaacacaacagaagatattttgaagaatgtcgaacATCAAACGACTCTGAActtcattgacttccactgtgtgaacacaaacccactgagaaatttctcaaaatatcttttgctgTGAAAGAGTCAAATACTAAATGATTTAGGgtgtgaactattcttttaatgcTGACTGTGACATTGCTGTTGCTTGGGCAACGAGGAAAGAAGattttttacatacagtatgtgtgtattCTTTTACACCCAACATTTCGTTCAAGCAGCCGAATAAAACAAGCCCATGTTTTTACCTCTCCTCATGTGTCCCCTCCCGTCTGAGAAAGAGGAGGCGATTGTGAATGGACGCCATAGCAGCATCGCTGCTCTCAGATGACTGTTTCCATAGCAACACACAGAGCGCTGTGGTATAAAACACACACGCTTTCTCAGATGAGATTCAGAAACTCTGAGCAGCCCCGCCGACAAGCACAACAAACTCACTCGCATCCACAGACACCCTCCACCAGCCCGATGATGCTGAGGCCGAAAGACCTGTGTCAGGGCTCCGGAACCAAAACTTTCCTGGAAGCCATGCAGAGCGGCAAAGTTCACCTCGCTCGCTTCGTGCTGGACGCTTTGGACGGTCGCATCATCAACTCCAAGGCCGAAGGCGGCCGCACACTCCTGATGCACGCCGTGTGCATTCAGGACAACGCCACGAGGTCCAAATTCACCCACTTGCTCTTGGAGAAAGGTGCGGACGTGAACGTTCCAGACGACCAAGGGCGCACGGCTTTGAGTCTGACCTGTGAACTGGGATATCTGGACGCCGTCAAGCTCCTGGTGCAGTTCAACGCCGACCCCGAACTCATCGACACGTGGGGCAACAGCGCCTTGATGTACGCCGCCTGCGGAGGACACGACCACGTTTTGGAGTTCCTGGTCAGGGCGTTTAAGAAGTTAGGACTACGGCTGGATCGTATCAACCACGCGGGACATTCTGCCGTCCAGGTGGCGGATTTCTTCGGTCACAACCAGTGCGTCCAAGCCCTCAGCAGCTGCGGAAAGAAGGCCGTCAGTCTCACGGACAGCAGCGGAGAACCCGCAGAGGATCTCAGGTGGCCCAATCGCCTCCCCATGCAGGTTTTGGAGAAGTTCTCCCGAGCGAAAGCCCAGAGCAAAAAGGAAGAAGCCTTTCCGGCCTTGTTTCAGAGACAGCTGCGCGTGGGAGAGAGCAACAGCCTGCGGATTCGCTTCCGGCGCCCACCGCCGTCGTCCACGGAGAGCATGGTTACCAACCACTGCCAAGCCTTAAACAAAATGTCCGAGAGACGTCCGGCCGAAGACAGACAGGAGCTGTTATTTACCTCCAAACAGATTCACAACTCCGTCCTCAAAGAGACCGGTGGAGGCAGACGGATGGATTTCACTTCGGAGCGGTGTCCACCGGTCAAACATGACGGCGATGAAAAGCCGCTCTGGGGAAAAGCCAAATCCTTCAACCTGGACCTGAAGAGCAGCAGAAAACAATCTTATCAGGGCGATGACCCAGAGACAGGCAGATCGGCCAGCAGATTCAAAAGAGCGTCGCTTCAGGAAGAGAAACCTCTGGTGGCCAAGTTCTACTCCCAAATCAACGCCAATAAAAAAGAGAGATCGGAAGGGCTGGAGACACAGCACAACGGTGACGTCAAATGCAGAAGAGACATTTCCAAAAAACTGGGCAGACGGAACAAACTTCTCTTGGGTCGGGAGGAGTTGGAACCTGAGAGGCTCAAAGGTGAATCTTCAGGTGGTCTCGGCGGGTTGGGAAGCAGATTACTGCGCAGATTCACCGCTCCGGAGTTCTTGAGACACATCCGAGAATCAGACGCGGGTCAGAAAAAAGGCAAGATGTCTCGCTCCGAGACCTTTCcgttgacacacacacatcagagagTTAACGGCCAACCCAGTGTGGACAGCATCAGTGCCGTCAGATGTGAGTTTGAGAATCATTCTGCCTTATTTCATTCTTAAATTAATGATTATCATCACAGACATATATTTATTACCAGAGATCTAAAGAaatgatatttattataaagaaataatatttaTGGCCATTTAGAATGACCAGGAATGTGAATGTAAAGATATTTTAACAGTTGTTTAACATTTCTTgtactaaataaatatcaaacattCCGGTTCTTGTATCTgtagatgtgtttgtgtgtgctcctcgtaaacaaatgttattattgcacCGTAATGCTGTATTTTGCTTTGATTATGatacaaacatgttttgtttttgagtttgTGTTGTCTTTAACAAGAATACCTGAGAATCCAATCATATATCTGGTGTAAATatttactgtgcatatttaaaatctacatttattctgcttttcttttcttttgataGACTAAAAacttacaataaaacaaatgtatcaACTTAAACTAAATCATGTTTGTATGCAAagtattctgttttttttcaagtatGTTAATAAAATCATTGCATACATGTGGAATCTGGATGTGTGAAAGAAATAAAACCTTTGTCAGCGAGTTTTTTTATCTACatgatttattcattcaaaaaatattaaattcctTTCTCTTTTCATCAACATACAAACACAAGCACGCAAAACATGAGTCACCTGTTTTCAGCCGTGTTCTTCGCTTCAATcaacacacgcgcacgcacgcatgcacacacacacacacacacacacacacacacacacacacacacacacacacacacacacacacacacgcgcacacacacacgcacacacacacaggctttggttgactatccccgtggggacagtccataggcgtaatgtttttatactgtacaaactgtatattctatcccctatccctaaccctatccctaaacctaaagatcatagaacactttttgcatttttagatttgtaaaaaatattgttctgtacaatttataagcttttgtgcccatgaggacctcaattttggtccccacagtgacacgagtccccatgtgttggtgtgtattcaggtttaggtccccaccgggatatacaaacatgaacacgcacacacacacgcacacacgcacacacacacacacacacacacaggttttttgtggtgaaaaaatgttcttcagattatgGTATAAAGAGGTgggtctttaaagaacctttgactgaatggttctttgtggaacccaaaatggttcttctgtgacatcgctgtgaacaacctttgaagaacctttatttttaagagagtATAGAAAAACCTCAGGACACACAGAACCGGTCAAAATCATCCCATCTGTCAGGcttcaaaaaaaattataattcagaAACCAAACTCatgtttgtgttctgtagagaAAATAGCAAGACAAAAGTATGAGTAATAACTGTgagtaatacatttttatttgtgggtgaactgttcttttataAAACACTTAGATGTTTGCTACACTCCTAAAAAGAAAGGTTCTCAAATAGTTCTTTGTCAAGCTGTTTGGTTTCATAAACAAGCTTTAACATCCAGACGCTTTCTGTTTCaataaaggttctttgtggtggaAAACGTTTCTACACactaaacaaaatgtaaaagaatTGAAGCTGTGACTCTCGGGGGTactaaaaatggttcttctatggcatcgctggaAAGAACTCTTCCTAAGACCTTTCTTTTTAGGAGTGTATGACCTGTTTGTctgaaacatgaatatgaaccaAGAATTAAAACTCACACTGACAgaacaactctctctctctcttctacaCTTTCATAATGAGAATTCTGGGAGCATCACAGCACAACAGAATACAGAAAACCACCATGAACGTTGCATCCAAACACACGTTAAATAAAACTTTCATCTTTCATAAACTGTAAATGCATGGGTTTACATTGTTAATTATGTACATTATTAGTTCTTCTGACGCTCACTGTGACTGATTTTAAAACCAGAGTTTGAAGAAAAACCCTTTTTAGCTCGGATGCAATATTTACACGGTTTACAAATCCACTCACAGCACCCTTTTCAAAAGCAGGTGCTCAAGTCAATCCattgcaaaaataataaataggtCATTCAAATATGTACAGTAGGTTACAATGGCTCATTAAAAACAGTTGCACCCGTCAGTACTGACAAATCATGACATCATTTGTTTTCATCGTTTGCGAACAAAATTTAAGCTTTGAGCGACAATACATGCGAGCAAGCCAGTACTGAACGACCGCCAGCTTTTTGTGGAAAAAATGCTGATGATTCCTTCAAGTTCATTCCTGAAgtttccttcaatttctgtttTCCAAAACAGTCAAACGAAATACTTCAATATTTTGGATATGTAGAGTGCTCATTTAGGGGCAGAGAATGTGTGTACATTTACTCTTAAAAAGCACTGCCGTTtaagcaccaataaaacaactcTGTGTGGAGTTCACGTCTCAACCATCGATATTCTGACCCCTTCACTGGTCTTCAGAGCATCTAACACGGTGAGGAGCCCCCCGGGGTCTCTGTGTGAACCGCTCAGCGCCGGCGGGAGGAAGGGAGGGAGAAGCTTCAGCAGTGAGACATGCGCTTGCGGTACTGCTCCACTAGAGGCACCAGACACTGAGGAGAGCTGGCCTGCAGGAGGAAAGGATGCTCCAGAAGATCTGTGGCACTCGCTCGTTCCAGCGGATCTCGGGTCAACATCCGGTCCAGGAAATCCTTCAGCACGGGGGACACCTGCGGAGAAACAGGACAGATGTGGCACATCAAACCAGCGCCGTGGCTTTGACTCATCTTACTGTAATAATACTCTTTATTTTAACTTGCTCATCATCACCTGATGAACGTTGCGTACGGTGGGGGCCGGCTCGTCTCGCAGACTCTTCATGGCAGCCACGGGTGTTTCACTGAAATACGGCGGTTCTCCATCAACCATCTCCACCACCATAATGCCCAGAGACCAAACATCCACCTGCAGATTTCACAACACATCTTGTCATCTGTCTTTAGTGATCGCATCAGCATCTCAATGTTACTGTGTTTTGACCCTCTGACCTCAGTGCCATACGGTGATTTTGAGATGACCTCAGGTGCCATCCAGTACGGCGTTCCCACCAATGACTTCCTCTTAGGAATATCTTTACTGATCTGGGCACAAAACCCAAAGTCTGACAGCTTGATCTggaggaaaaacaaaaacagagtatgagcagtgttgccagattggccGGCGGGTTCACGCCCAGCCCAAATGGGCTTCTTTTGAACATGTTAGACCGGAGAAAAATGCATTGGGCGGGTGGAAAAAATTGGGGCGgcttatgaaattaaaaacccGCCCAAGCAGCTGGCCTTTTCCTTGCTTTTATTTAGTCGAGTTATTTCAAAACGTTCTAAAATAATGTGTAGTGATAATGTGCTGGTTATACTGAACCTGGTTAAGgaataatgtgtttatgaagGTCACGTTATTCCTTAACAGAGCCCTTATTGGTTCAGTCTAACCAATCAGGTCTGGGTCTGGGATAGGcagacctgtcaatcaatctacCGTTGAGATGTGATGACTCGTGAGTGACGGCCGGGGTTTTGGAGCaataaaggaccagattttgaATATTGAAGCAAATCGCAATGCCAAAGTGGCCCAAATATATGTTGCACGGTAGGGAGAGTAACTCAAATCTCACAACGTGGATAACACATGTGGTGACAGACGACTCGAagactttgtaaatataactgttagatttaatttctgcataaatacaagcccacaaaatcaAGGATTGTGAAGTGTTAAGCTCACTATACATTGccggctatatatatatattaggagggtaggaggaagggatgccttctggctattcatgggaggaggggattccttctaagctaaacattctttgtccgaactgctataccttatttggtcatgaACCCCTGGACATAcgaaacctgccagatgtcttttggcaccgtgtataaagacttgtagtttctagaataaatgagttcaaaagcttgatgcctctctgtgtcttgtttttgtgctcccagatctgcagaagaattctctcacaacatccaacatatttatgatttgattttactggtgatccaaaacacagaaagaaatttagtgttcgtaaggaacCACAAATTTAACAATAACTATAACTGAATTCACAGCAGTTGAATGATTCAATAAAATCAAGATCAAAAATCGAAGTGAATATGGGAttcaaacaaacagacagacagacagacagacagacacaggttCAGACAAACAGCggtacagacagacaggcaggggtttagacagacagacagacagacacatgctCAGACAGACACAGGTTCAGACAGACACAGgttcagacagacaggcaggggttcagacagacagacagacacaggttCAGACAGACAGTGGTACAGATTGACAGCGGTGCAGACAGATAGGCAGgggttcagacagacagacagacacaggttcagacagacagtggtacagacagacaggcaggggttcaaacagacagacagacacaggttcagacagacagcggtacagacagacaggcaggggttcagacagacagacagacacaggttcagacagacagcggtacagacagacaggcaggggttcagacagacagacagacacaggttcagacagacagcggtacagacagacaggcaggggttcagacagacagacagacacaggttcagacagacagcggtacagacagacaggcaggggttcagacagacagacagacacaggttcagacagacagcggtacagacagacaggcaggggttcagacagacagacagacacaggttcagacagacagcggtacagacagacaggcaggggttcagacagacagacagacacaggttcagacagacagcggtacagacagacaggcaggggttcagacagacagacagacacaggttcagacagacagcggtacagacagacaggcaggggttcagacagacagacagacacaggttcagacagacagcggtacagacagacaggcaggggttcagacagacagacagacacaggttcagacagacagcggtacagacagacaggcaggggttcagacagacagacagacacaggttcagacagacagcggtacagacagacaggcaggggttcagacagacagacagacacaggttcagacagacagcggtacagacagacaggcaggggttcagacagacagacagacacaggttcagacagacagcggtacagacagacaggcaggggttcagacagacagacagacacaggttcagacagacagcggtacagacagacaggcaggggttcagacagacagacagacacaggttcagacagacagcggtacagacagacaggcaggggttcagacagacagacagacacaggttCAGACAGACAGCGGTACAGACCGACAGCGgtgcagacagacaggcaggggttcagacagacagacagacacaggttcagacagacagcggtacagacagacaggcaggggttcagacagacagacagacacaggttcagacagacagcggtacagacagacaggcaggggttcagacagacagacagacacaggttcagacagacagcggtacagacagacaggcaggggttcagacagacagacagacacaggttcagacagacagcggtacagacagacaggcaggggttcagacagacagacagacacaggttcagacagacagcggtacagacagacaggcaggggttcagacagacagacagacacaggttcagacagacagcggtacagacagacaggcaggggttcagacagacagacagacacaggttcagacagacagcggtacagacagacaggcaggggttcagacagacagacagacacaggttcagacagacagcggtacagacagacaggcaggggttcagacagacagacagacacaggttcagacagacagcggtacagacagacaggcaggggttcagacagacagacagacacaggttcagacagacagcggtacagacagacaggcaggggttcagacagacagacagacacaggttCAGACCGACAGCGgtgcagacagacaggcagatgaACTCACCCTGCCGTCGAGTGAGAGCAGTATTGAATCACTCTTGATGTCTCTGTGAATGACGCCCTGTGAGTGGAGATACGCCAGCGCCTGCAGGACGGCCTCACACACCGTAGCGATCTGTTCTTCACTCAGTCTGAAGGCAAGACAGCacaacatcacatcacatctgaGCTCTGTATTAGCACACCTCCTCGTGTGTCAGAAAACAACACCGGCATCATACACAATCTTCAGTATATAATGACAGGAGATCATCACAATAATCACTGTGCTCCTTACGGTTGCCATCGTCCAATCAGATTTTAGGGCTTTGTTTTGTAAAAGCACATTTAATGTTCTTCGTAATGAATTTGTTTTTATCACAGCAGAAAAACTAGAAGAACATTTCAGCAGCTTTCTGAAAAATCAGAATCCGTTGGGAAAGATCAGAATAAACCATTCATTGCATTTCAATTTTCACTCAACTGTGAGgtttattcatgtcatttcattccCAGAGAAAGTCTTAAATCTGATGAAGTAAACTTGCTGATCTTTTTCTCTCTGGCACTCTGTGTAAAATCAATGGTGTCTCACTCGGGTCAGATCTTGTTCTTCTGTGATGTCAACATCGGTTTGGAATCTCAGGACCGATGGAATCAGAACACAAATCTAATCGACCCCGAATGTCATCACAACATTTGCTAATCTGATTGTAAAATGGAATAAAAGTCTCTTGCGCAGGATAAGAAGTGTCAACCCATACATGCCGTCTCACACATTCACTCATACACATCGCCCTCTTGTGGCATGAATAAAACACTACAGTCACATTAAAACACCATGAGGTCCAAGGCAAGCATCTTTAAATGACACTCATTACAATCAGAGACGTcaggagcagtgttgggtaattagttactgtaattgaattacttttcccctgaaaaaataaagtaagcgattactctaattttttctgtaatttaattacagttacttctattataattcaactaaatactgtgtgtaatatatgtgtgtgcaatagtggaattgacatcaaaatttaaagtctaattttaaaatccgtgctttactgtataattctcacatttgtcatactttagtcagttaataagagtactttatgtagttttatattatttatttgaatgaattaaaagagccgtttcatgtctatccttgaatcactgaactaatcaaagttgatgtaggatatagaaagtcattagtaataagtcattaaatactttttggagagagtcatttgtacagtaatctaattacactattgaatatgtcattagtaactagtaatgcattactataaattactttttcagaggaACTTGCATAACAACCTTGAATTTAAAGTTcccattctgtgaactactgacaatatttcttccaaatttctaataaaaatattgtttctatttgcagagaatgaaaactggagaaacaggtgaagataacagaaaagatgctctgtgttttcaaacctcaaatactgcaaagaaaacaagttcatattcacttcagtcatatttgttgtttttatctCAATGCCTGGTTGTATGTGGATTATGTTCTTCAATaaataaagtatatatatacatgctgTGACATCATACCTGGTTTCAGAGACGATGTTTGTTAAAGCTCCTCCCTGTAGATATTCCATGATGACCCAGAGTTCCTCCTCCACAAGAGCGCTCTTAAACATCTCCACCACATTCCTGTGCTGATAATCCCTCATGATCACAACCTGTGAAGAGACGTCCATGTTAGAGATGAGACGGGTCGTCAGATTAGTGAAGGGACAGAAGAAAAACAGTCCGAAACATTTCTACtggggctgctcgattatgacaaaaatcataccTGTGGGTTATTCACCTCAATATTGTAATTGCGATTATTACTATTGATTAATAGATTTTACTTTGGACCTTTGAAATTTACTTGTGCAGCCCTAATTTCTACTGCATTACGTTTCCAGAAATCATGTTTTCTCCATTTCTCTTCTATATCAttattaaagaaatgaaaaccATTTAGAACTGAACAACAGAATTTTTATCTGTGTATTTGGTATCATCACAGTGCTGGGTtggattacaaaataaaaaaaatgaaaaaagatttttttaaataaaaaaacaattgttaaaataaaatcgatcaataaataaaactgtatgAGTAAACAACGGTATCAAACAGATTAAAACGTAAGAGTAAAGAACTGTAAAGAACAACAAtaatcaaaactttttttttgatcgcggtttgtgtttacataatatatgtctgtgtactgtgtgcGTGTTAAGTTTGTattcatatacacatacatgcagacatatttaggaaatattgacatgtacttatttatatttaccaataatttagattatatgtggaaaaaaattattcatttttatatttttcctaaTATATACATGTACGTATGTGTAtgcttttataaatacaaaattaatatgcacagtacacagacatttattatgtaaactTTTCTGGCTGGAATGCTTCAGTCCAGATTGAAAAGATGAAACTATATGACCTCAGTTTAACTATAAATATCTTATGGTGACGGTAAATTCTTCATTTGTGTCAagagttcatgtttttattccgCTCTAGTCTGTTTTATTCATGCTCATTCAACGATATGTTGTAAACCTGAACTGTGGTTTATACATGTTTCTTTCTAAACATAAAATGCTTGAAATGGTG
This genomic window from Triplophysa rosa linkage group LG10, Trosa_1v2, whole genome shotgun sequence contains:
- the LOC130560832 gene encoding inversin-A; the encoded protein is MTVSIATHRALWYKTHTLSQMRFRNSEQPRRQAQQTHSHPQTPSTSPMMLRPKDLCQGSGTKTFLEAMQSGKVHLARFVLDALDGRIINSKAEGGRTLLMHAVCIQDNATRSKFTHLLLEKGADVNVPDDQGRTALSLTCELGYLDAVKLLVQFNADPELIDTWGNSALMYAACGGHDHVLEFLVRAFKKLGLRLDRINHAGHSAVQVADFFGHNQCVQALSSCGKKAVSLTDSSGEPAEDLRWPNRLPMQVLEKFSRAKAQSKKEEAFPALFQRQLRVGESNSLRIRFRRPPPSSTESMVTNHCQALNKMSERRPAEDRQELLFTSKQIHNSVLKETGGGRRMDFTSERCPPVKHDGDEKPLWGKAKSFNLDLKSSRKQSYQGDDPETGRSASRFKRASLQEEKPLVAKFYSQINANKKERSEGLETQHNGDVKCRRDISKKLGRRNKLLLGREELEPERLKGESSGGLGGLGSRLLRRFTAPEFLRHIRESDAGQKKGKMSRSETFPLTHTHQRVNGQPSVDSISAVRCEFENHSALFHS